In the genome of Coraliomargarita algicola, one region contains:
- a CDS encoding MFS transporter yields MAWYTPTHHLSDSERAKGLKYLFYDGLCSHAMALLVTGAFLPGMALALGANNFVIGLLASLAPMAQMAQIPAILAVEKIGKRKLLTVIFAVASRLSLVAAALTPLYAPEGSRVFLFTFFMIAFFVGGAFAGCSWNSWMKDIVPAQSMGRYLASRLAAATALGAVLSLIAGFSVDGLTTLIGEASYAYAMIFMGAAMFGLYGARLLTHVPEPQMPKPEAGSNFFRSLMAPIKDHNFRRLLFFSSAWSFTVIMSGAFFTVYMLNRIGIPMSGIIMLAVLSQITNIYFFKVWGAIADRYSNKSVLAVSVPLFIFILLLYPFTTLPERHSLTIPLLIVIHIVGGISTAGFNLCAANIALRLAPHGKATAYLGTNAFFAGLAATIAPIVGGLIGSFFAIKEISIKIFYSADTALPGGAVAIPALNLRGIDFVFCIAALTGLYAWHRLSLIDEAGTVSEAEIRDQVFASVRNTLQRTSGLNMGMRRMTAFPYEMLRRTGKSTRATLYRATHSGRSPTQESSIQSDAKDGPPLP; encoded by the coding sequence ATGGCTTGGTATACACCGACACATCATCTATCCGACTCCGAACGCGCAAAGGGACTCAAATATCTCTTCTACGACGGACTGTGCTCGCATGCGATGGCCCTACTGGTGACAGGAGCCTTTTTGCCCGGTATGGCACTTGCCTTGGGCGCGAACAACTTCGTGATTGGCCTATTGGCGAGTCTCGCACCGATGGCACAAATGGCTCAGATTCCCGCGATCCTCGCCGTGGAGAAGATTGGAAAACGTAAACTGCTGACCGTCATTTTTGCAGTGGCCTCACGACTGTCTCTGGTGGCTGCTGCCCTCACTCCATTATATGCCCCCGAGGGCAGTCGCGTCTTCTTATTCACCTTCTTTATGATCGCCTTCTTCGTGGGTGGCGCATTTGCCGGTTGTTCGTGGAACTCTTGGATGAAGGACATCGTGCCCGCTCAATCAATGGGCCGCTACCTAGCCTCAAGGCTGGCTGCCGCGACTGCCCTAGGCGCGGTGCTGAGCCTGATCGCTGGCTTCAGTGTCGATGGTTTGACTACGCTCATCGGCGAAGCGTCCTATGCCTACGCCATGATCTTCATGGGGGCCGCAATGTTCGGACTCTATGGCGCTAGACTGCTCACCCACGTGCCAGAGCCACAGATGCCCAAGCCAGAAGCTGGCTCGAACTTCTTCCGCTCCCTAATGGCTCCGATCAAAGATCACAACTTCCGCCGTTTGTTGTTCTTCTCCAGTGCATGGAGCTTCACAGTCATTATGTCAGGAGCCTTCTTTACCGTCTATATGTTGAACCGTATCGGCATACCGATGAGTGGCATCATCATGCTCGCGGTGCTCAGTCAAATAACGAACATTTACTTCTTCAAAGTATGGGGCGCGATCGCCGACCGGTACAGCAATAAAAGTGTGCTCGCGGTGTCGGTGCCACTTTTCATTTTCATCTTACTGCTCTACCCCTTCACCACACTTCCCGAGCGACATAGCCTCACGATTCCACTGTTAATTGTGATCCATATCGTGGGCGGCATTTCAACGGCGGGCTTTAACCTGTGCGCGGCCAACATAGCCCTGCGCTTAGCACCACACGGGAAGGCCACCGCCTACCTCGGAACCAATGCTTTTTTCGCGGGATTGGCCGCCACCATCGCTCCAATCGTGGGCGGTTTGATCGGCAGCTTTTTTGCCATCAAAGAGATCAGTATCAAAATCTTCTATAGCGCAGACACCGCACTGCCAGGCGGTGCGGTCGCGATCCCAGCGCTCAACCTACGAGGCATTGATTTCGTCTTCTGTATCGCAGCACTTACCGGGCTCTATGCATGGCACCGACTCTCACTTATCGATGAAGCTGGAACCGTCAGCGAGGCCGAAATCCGCGACCAAGTGTTTGCCTCCGTCCGCAATACACTCCAACGCACCTCGGGCCTCAATATGGGCATGCGCCGGATGACAGCGTTCCCGTATGAAATGCTGCGTCGAACGGGTAAATCAACCCGCGCGACACTCTATCGCGCCACACACAGCGGCAGGTCCCCAACACAGGAAAGCAGCATACAATCAGACGCTAAAGACGGGCCCCCACTCCCCTAG
- a CDS encoding transposase domain-containing protein encodes MFIGHPDAGQKSAVIYSLLQTCTIHNINPYDYLTDVLAKLIPHDGGPPETILEQLLPQNWSN; translated from the coding sequence ATGTTCATTGGACATCCAGACGCAGGACAGAAAAGCGCCGTCATTTACTCTCTACTACAAACCTGCACCATCCACAATATCAACCCATACGATTATCTCACTGATGTATTGGCAAAATTGATCCCTCACGATGGCGGTCCTCCTGAGACGATCTTAGAACAGCTGCTACCTCAGAACTGGAGCAACTAG
- a CDS encoding GIY-YIG nuclease family protein, whose amino-acid sequence MFYVYVLQSQLDQGLYIGYTVNLRRRLFEHNTGEATATSFRRPWKLIYYEAYLIEEDAMGRERFLKSGAGRRHIDKQLRRYFERHPRA is encoded by the coding sequence ATGTTCTATGTTTACGTGCTGCAGTCTCAACTCGATCAGGGGCTTTACATCGGTTATACTGTCAATTTGCGTCGCCGTCTATTTGAGCATAATACTGGTGAAGCAACCGCGACTTCTTTTCGAAGACCTTGGAAGCTCATTTATTATGAGGCGTATTTGATTGAAGAGGACGCAATGGGGCGAGAGCGCTTTTTGAAGAGCGGAGCAGGCAGGCGTCATATTGACAAGCAATTGCGTCGCTATTTTGAGCGACATCCTCGAGCTTGA
- the ruvX gene encoding Holliday junction resolvase RuvX, producing MNYLGIDWGEKRIGLAFADEIGIAMPLPAAVAPSKKERMRQIETMITQRRAQELVVGYPLNMDGSVGFKAREVDEFIVELEKRFRLPIHRVDERLSSHSVEQGLKGQKKKPSRQSGEIDSRAAALILQDFIEERNISNAAQGS from the coding sequence GTGAACTATCTCGGCATAGACTGGGGCGAGAAGCGTATCGGACTCGCTTTCGCGGACGAGATCGGTATTGCAATGCCACTACCGGCGGCCGTCGCGCCTTCCAAGAAGGAGCGCATGCGCCAGATCGAGACGATGATCACGCAACGCCGCGCCCAAGAGCTCGTGGTCGGCTACCCGCTCAACATGGACGGCTCGGTCGGCTTTAAAGCCAGAGAAGTGGACGAATTTATCGTAGAGCTCGAAAAGCGCTTTCGGCTGCCCATTCACCGGGTAGACGAACGCCTCTCCAGTCACTCCGTAGAACAAGGGCTCAAAGGCCAAAAGAAAAAGCCCAGCCGCCAAAGCGGTGAGATCGACTCCCGAGCCGCGGCCCTCATTTTACAAGACTTCATCGAAGAACGAAATATTTCCAACGCAGCGCAAGGCAGCTAA
- a CDS encoding mannose-1-phosphate guanylyltransferase: MSKRFVVIMAGGRGERFWPESRIARPKQLLPIVGDKAMLAQTIDRLAGLVSAKDVFVITNAEQRDAVLEVCPELDPNKVIGEPIGRDTAAAVGLATILVRREDPQASFAMLPADAVIHNAAGLRDTLESAFAAAEAQPVLATIGITASFPATGYGYIQQGAAMGDYAERPVYQVQRFVEKPDFQTAQNYLQAGNYFWNAGMFIWSVPSIVAELEKSTPSLWQALQNIDQGLAAGTDIDSLLAEHYPSLEKISVDYAIIEKANNVVMVESGFDWDDVGEWPAVARHYPADPDGNVVRGQAELSDAQDNIVYCRDDTHLVALLGVKDLIVVKTDDATLVCHKDKAQEIKALVNKIGVQEAYKRLM; the protein is encoded by the coding sequence ATGTCTAAACGATTTGTAGTTATCATGGCGGGTGGCCGAGGCGAACGCTTTTGGCCGGAAAGCCGCATCGCACGCCCGAAACAACTCTTACCCATCGTCGGCGACAAGGCGATGTTGGCACAGACCATCGACCGCCTCGCCGGGCTAGTGTCCGCCAAGGACGTCTTCGTCATCACGAACGCCGAGCAACGCGATGCGGTATTGGAAGTCTGCCCCGAGCTCGATCCCAACAAAGTAATCGGCGAACCCATTGGCCGCGACACTGCCGCTGCTGTCGGACTGGCCACCATACTCGTGCGACGCGAAGATCCTCAGGCCAGCTTTGCCATGCTTCCAGCCGACGCCGTCATACATAATGCAGCCGGTCTGCGCGACACATTGGAAAGCGCCTTTGCGGCCGCCGAAGCCCAGCCCGTGCTCGCCACCATCGGCATCACTGCCAGCTTCCCGGCGACTGGTTACGGCTACATCCAACAAGGCGCTGCCATGGGCGACTATGCCGAGCGTCCCGTCTACCAAGTACAACGCTTTGTCGAAAAGCCCGATTTCCAAACAGCACAAAACTACCTGCAGGCAGGCAACTACTTCTGGAATGCCGGCATGTTCATCTGGTCCGTGCCTTCCATTGTTGCCGAACTCGAAAAAAGCACCCCCAGCCTCTGGCAAGCACTTCAAAACATCGACCAAGGCCTCGCTGCTGGCACAGACATCGACTCACTACTCGCAGAACACTACCCAAGTCTCGAGAAAATCTCGGTCGACTATGCCATCATTGAGAAGGCTAACAACGTCGTCATGGTCGAGTCCGGCTTTGATTGGGACGATGTCGGCGAATGGCCCGCTGTCGCACGCCACTACCCCGCTGACCCCGACGGCAATGTCGTACGCGGCCAAGCCGAACTTTCCGACGCTCAGGACAACATTGTCTATTGCCGCGACGACACACACCTCGTTGCCCTACTCGGCGTCAAAGATCTCATCGTTGTCAAAACCGACGACGCCACTTTGGTCTGTCACAAAGACAAAGCCCAGGAAATCAAAGCTCTCGTCAATAAAATCGGCGTCCAAGAGGCCTACAAGCGCCTGATGTAG
- the rnhC gene encoding ribonuclease HIII produces the protein MPKKKSKSIEDEGPKKKMMYTIKLDDEKMDQLADLLEKQTGGAWFPYDVAYSLFAFKGEKVNVVGYQSGKLVVSGKNTEDFVRDILEAQITGDPRLGYDEVHNPEWFTLHAGCDESGKGDLFGPLVTACVVADGDMVRHWLELGVADSKKLTDGSILKLDKEIRKTEGVVIQTAFARMPKYNELYNKFDRNLNKLLAWYHGKSLNQALDARPAPWGLLDQFTKQKLVDAYVKDRKDFNLISRTKAESDPVVAAASIVARAVYVREMKRLSDEVGEPLVKGASGQVLAQAKKIVAEKGADALRNFAKMHFKTAYEAQGLEPPAKPSWYKY, from the coding sequence ATGCCGAAGAAAAAATCCAAATCGATCGAAGACGAAGGTCCAAAGAAGAAGATGATGTATACCATCAAGCTCGATGATGAGAAGATGGATCAACTTGCGGACTTGCTGGAAAAGCAGACGGGGGGCGCATGGTTCCCGTATGATGTCGCCTATTCGTTATTTGCGTTCAAGGGGGAGAAGGTGAATGTAGTGGGGTATCAGAGTGGTAAGCTGGTGGTATCCGGGAAGAATACTGAGGACTTTGTTCGCGACATTCTCGAAGCGCAAATTACGGGAGATCCACGTCTGGGATACGACGAGGTGCATAATCCCGAGTGGTTTACCTTACATGCTGGTTGCGATGAGAGCGGAAAGGGGGATTTATTTGGACCGCTGGTGACTGCATGCGTGGTGGCTGATGGGGATATGGTGCGGCATTGGTTGGAGCTGGGGGTGGCTGATAGTAAAAAACTGACCGATGGCAGTATTTTGAAGTTGGATAAGGAGATTCGTAAGACTGAGGGGGTGGTGATCCAGACTGCATTCGCACGGATGCCCAAGTATAATGAGCTCTATAACAAATTTGACCGCAATTTGAATAAACTACTGGCATGGTATCATGGGAAATCCTTGAACCAAGCTTTGGACGCACGGCCTGCGCCTTGGGGCTTGCTGGACCAGTTTACCAAACAGAAGCTGGTAGATGCATATGTAAAAGATCGCAAAGACTTTAATTTGATCAGTCGTACCAAAGCCGAGTCGGACCCTGTGGTCGCCGCCGCATCGATTGTGGCTCGTGCAGTCTATGTGCGCGAAATGAAGCGGCTCTCGGATGAAGTGGGAGAGCCTTTAGTGAAGGGAGCCAGTGGCCAAGTGCTGGCACAGGCTAAAAAGATTGTCGCTGAAAAGGGGGCCGATGCCCTGCGGAATTTTGCGAAAATGCACTTTAAGACGGCCTATGAAGCGCAAGGTTTGGAGCCCCCCGCCAAGCCGAGTTGGTATAAGTATTAA
- a CDS encoding HesB/IscA family protein: MSFEAKKEEDQVLESNGISFLVDPTSLDYLDGSVVDFDDGLSGKGFDIRNPNATSTCGCGRSFN, encoded by the coding sequence ATGTCCTTTGAGGCGAAAAAAGAGGAGGATCAGGTGCTGGAGAGTAATGGCATCTCTTTTTTAGTGGATCCGACTAGTCTCGATTATCTGGACGGCAGTGTGGTGGACTTCGATGATGGCCTGAGTGGAAAGGGCTTCGATATCCGGAATCCCAATGCGACGAGCACCTGTGGTTGTGGTCGTTCATTTAATTAA
- the rpsB gene encoding 30S ribosomal protein S2, whose protein sequence is MNITPKDLLDAGVHFGHQLRRWNPKSKPYVYDNRNGISIIDLAQTHALLEKAYAKVEEVVASGKDVLFIGTKKQAQEIMREAATACQMPFCVNRWMGGGLTNFTTIKTSLAKYRKFLKMDQDGELEKLPGKEEAAIRRQMSRMNRNFEGMLEVSELPAAVFIVDTKNEEIAVAEANRLGIPVIGLVDTNSDPTVLDFPIPGNDDAVKSIRIIVETILEAAQSGLAQREAKKVQKSAGPIIREQVFEQEGDVEVTLPAGYGEDDKPAAEAVATPVAEEAPAAEAAPEATEESK, encoded by the coding sequence ATGAATATTACACCAAAAGACCTTCTCGACGCAGGCGTACACTTCGGGCACCAGCTCCGCCGCTGGAATCCAAAGTCGAAGCCCTACGTCTACGACAATCGTAACGGCATCTCTATCATCGACTTGGCGCAAACTCATGCGCTGCTTGAAAAAGCTTATGCCAAGGTCGAAGAAGTCGTCGCTTCCGGTAAAGATGTGCTTTTCATCGGCACCAAGAAGCAAGCGCAGGAAATCATGCGTGAAGCCGCGACAGCCTGCCAAATGCCTTTCTGCGTGAATCGCTGGATGGGTGGAGGTCTCACCAATTTCACGACCATCAAGACTTCGCTGGCGAAATACCGCAAGTTCTTGAAAATGGACCAAGACGGCGAACTTGAGAAGCTTCCTGGTAAGGAAGAAGCTGCGATCCGTCGTCAAATGAGCCGCATGAATCGTAACTTCGAAGGTATGCTCGAAGTTTCTGAATTGCCAGCAGCGGTCTTTATCGTAGACACCAAGAATGAAGAAATCGCAGTCGCTGAGGCGAATCGCCTTGGAATTCCTGTGATCGGTCTGGTGGACACCAATTCGGACCCCACAGTGCTCGATTTCCCCATCCCTGGTAATGATGACGCAGTCAAGTCGATCCGCATCATCGTGGAAACCATCTTGGAAGCGGCTCAAAGTGGTCTTGCGCAACGCGAAGCTAAGAAGGTTCAGAAGAGCGCAGGCCCTATTATCCGTGAGCAAGTCTTCGAGCAAGAGGGCGACGTAGAAGTCACGCTCCCCGCCGGATATGGTGAGGATGACAAGCCAGCTGCTGAAGCTGTAGCGACACCTGTTGCTGAAGAAGCACCTGCAGCTGAAGCCGCTCCAGAAGCGACTGAAGAAAGCAAGTAA
- the tsf gene encoding translation elongation factor Ts yields MSVQINAKMVGELRESTGAGLMDCKKALVESEGNFEAAVELLRKKGMATAAKKAGRDASDGLIDTYIHLGGKVGVMVEVSCESDFVAKTDDFKQFVKDIAMHIAAASPVCVSRDDIDPAIVAAERKVAEGQAEGKPAQAIEKIVEGKLNKFLSESCLLEQAFVKNPDQTVQELLTAMIAKMGENMQVKRFARFQVGA; encoded by the coding sequence ATGAGCGTACAAATTAATGCAAAAATGGTTGGCGAACTGCGTGAAAGCACAGGCGCTGGACTGATGGATTGTAAGAAAGCTTTGGTTGAGTCCGAAGGTAATTTCGAAGCAGCTGTTGAACTCCTTCGCAAGAAGGGCATGGCCACTGCCGCTAAAAAAGCAGGTCGTGACGCCAGCGATGGTTTGATTGACACTTACATCCACCTCGGTGGTAAGGTCGGTGTGATGGTTGAAGTTAGCTGCGAAAGTGATTTCGTTGCCAAGACTGATGACTTTAAGCAATTCGTGAAAGATATCGCGATGCACATCGCAGCCGCGAGCCCCGTTTGCGTTTCTCGTGACGATATCGATCCAGCAATTGTGGCTGCAGAGCGTAAAGTTGCTGAAGGCCAAGCTGAAGGTAAGCCTGCACAAGCGATCGAGAAGATCGTTGAAGGCAAGCTGAACAAGTTTTTGAGCGAGTCTTGCCTATTGGAGCAAGCTTTCGTGAAGAATCCTGATCAAACGGTTCAAGAGCTATTGACTGCAATGATCGCCAAGATGGGCGAAAATATGCAAGTGAAACGTTTCGCTCGTTTCCAAGTCGGCGCGTAA
- the trxA gene encoding thioredoxin → MSDNITELDSSNFDSTVAGGSAPVVVDFWAPWCGPCKAIAPILEELATELGDAVKICKVNVDNNSEIASKYEIRAIPTILIFKGGSVAETVVGLTSKDDLKAKLV, encoded by the coding sequence ATGTCCGATAACATCACAGAACTCGATAGCTCTAATTTTGATTCCACAGTGGCCGGCGGCTCTGCCCCAGTCGTTGTCGACTTTTGGGCTCCATGGTGTGGTCCCTGCAAGGCGATCGCTCCTATCCTCGAAGAACTCGCTACAGAACTCGGCGACGCCGTTAAAATCTGCAAGGTCAATGTGGATAACAACAGCGAAATCGCCAGCAAATACGAGATCCGCGCAATTCCAACCATCCTGATCTTCAAGGGTGGTTCCGTCGCAGAAACCGTAGTCGGCCTCACTTCAAAAGACGATCTCAAGGCCAAGCTGGTCTAA
- a CDS encoding segregation and condensation protein A — translation MEEALIPDHDFSIRLPAFEGPLDLLLYLIRRSEVDIYDIPIARVTEQYIEILGSMEKLDLEVAGEFFVMASTLMYIKSRMLLPKKDQGANEDVEEEDIDPRWELVQQLLEYRKFKEAAEDIRKLILNSNDLIARIGPKDAVEAIERPLKPVDRVDLWNTFNQVLRRLAERIDEGQINAEQVTVSDRMEIVLLRIRHQPRFLFSELFESTTTITTIVATFLAVLELTRLNKISIQQDQAFGDICCMRVEHPDLTAPKFD, via the coding sequence ATGGAAGAAGCACTCATCCCGGATCACGATTTTTCCATTCGTCTGCCCGCATTTGAAGGGCCACTGGACTTATTGCTTTACCTCATCCGACGCAGTGAAGTCGACATTTACGACATACCGATCGCACGCGTTACCGAGCAATATATTGAAATTCTCGGCTCGATGGAAAAACTCGACCTCGAAGTCGCGGGCGAATTCTTCGTGATGGCTTCCACCTTGATGTACATCAAGAGCCGTATGCTGCTCCCCAAAAAGGATCAAGGCGCCAATGAAGACGTCGAGGAAGAAGATATCGATCCCCGCTGGGAACTGGTTCAGCAATTGCTCGAATACCGCAAATTCAAAGAGGCTGCCGAAGATATCCGTAAGCTAATCCTTAATAGTAACGACCTCATCGCCCGCATTGGCCCCAAAGATGCCGTCGAGGCGATTGAGCGCCCCCTCAAACCCGTCGATCGGGTCGACTTGTGGAACACATTCAACCAAGTTCTACGCCGCCTAGCCGAACGTATCGACGAAGGCCAAATCAATGCCGAGCAAGTCACTGTCTCCGACCGAATGGAAATCGTGCTCCTGCGTATACGGCATCAGCCCCGCTTTCTATTTTCAGAACTCTTCGAGTCCACCACAACGATCACCACAATTGTTGCAACCTTCCTTGCCGTGCTCGAATTAACCCGTTTAAATAAGATTTCAATTCAACAAGACCAGGCCTTCGGCGACATCTGCTGTATGCGTGTCGAACACCCGGACCTCACCGCACCCAAGTTTGATTAA
- the lptD gene encoding LPS assembly protein LptD: MLVNARNTSLFFSLTLSISLNAALPELSSLEPLEFDEASQRLVARGDARLDFDHTRIRADRITYYQEYSLADADGNVVISRDGGRLLADRLSYDGQQNVFSVDLLRTGQWPYYVTGVSAGGTTEDTTINGATLYYGAPSQFGLSASSNEVRYISNETEQYVSMDGATFRLGTVPFFYIPSYRHYLAGSPYMVDLNAGSDSELGYYLQTTTLFPVNSWLRAGANLDVYSQRGVLAGPTAQYTYNTSSQRIVGALSTGAIHDNGSQSERGLDAFDNPIDAERGFAEWRHKHHIGERFTGTASISYWSDSEVTRDFRDDIYSDNERPDSFAEAVYAGDNYLISAFGRFDPNQFQTVQERSPEIRFDLLPIPIFNTGAYHRASASYVHLSEDFGDSAPLLTVEGESDRFDLTYRIERPFLLTDWLTLKPLAGAWFTQYENQQLDPGFFTPPATLNADSFSRDIYELGFDLEARAYASYPTVNKTWGIDGLRHFVRPVLRYRYFSDPDDINEIATIDREVFDLQRPLLDLSDLRNVDQIADTHLVRLGVENLFQTRAQGYGSRTLAALNFYQDILFEKSLRYDGDQEDTFNATWVELVLNPAPWLKFDLASRFKTESLMLEELRTRTTIQSGEVWELGLSTDLLNQRIDQYRLDFIYRINERYAFLSDVNFDADTGEFTKIKLGLRTRIGSTWELVYAITFREDASRESDVEFQLQLRLASGE, from the coding sequence GTGCTAGTTAACGCTCGGAATACCTCACTTTTCTTTTCTCTGACGCTTTCAATTTCGTTGAATGCGGCTCTACCTGAACTCAGCTCTCTGGAACCCCTAGAGTTCGATGAAGCTTCGCAACGCTTGGTCGCCCGCGGCGATGCCCGTCTCGACTTCGATCATACCCGGATTCGAGCGGATCGAATCACCTATTACCAGGAATATTCGTTGGCAGATGCCGATGGCAACGTGGTCATTTCACGCGACGGCGGACGTCTGCTAGCCGATCGACTCAGCTACGATGGCCAACAGAACGTTTTTTCAGTCGATCTACTACGCACAGGGCAATGGCCTTATTACGTGACAGGCGTCAGCGCCGGAGGCACCACCGAAGACACCACAATCAACGGCGCGACACTCTATTACGGAGCCCCCAGCCAATTCGGACTCAGCGCTAGCTCCAACGAAGTACGCTATATCAGCAACGAAACGGAGCAATATGTCTCCATGGATGGTGCCACCTTTCGTCTCGGAACTGTGCCCTTTTTCTATATCCCGAGCTACCGACACTATTTAGCCGGCTCCCCCTACATGGTCGACCTCAACGCAGGCTCCGACAGCGAACTGGGCTACTACTTACAAACGACAACCTTATTTCCAGTGAACTCGTGGCTACGCGCAGGGGCCAATCTGGATGTTTATAGCCAACGGGGCGTCTTAGCCGGCCCCACCGCACAATACACCTATAACACTTCCAGCCAACGCATAGTCGGTGCCCTCAGCACTGGGGCCATCCACGACAATGGAAGCCAGTCCGAGCGGGGGCTGGATGCCTTCGACAACCCAATTGACGCCGAACGCGGATTTGCCGAATGGCGCCACAAACACCACATCGGCGAACGGTTCACTGGCACTGCCTCCATCAGCTATTGGTCCGACTCAGAAGTCACGCGTGATTTCCGCGACGACATATATAGCGATAATGAACGCCCCGACTCCTTCGCAGAAGCCGTCTACGCCGGTGATAATTACCTAATCTCGGCCTTCGGACGCTTCGATCCCAATCAATTTCAGACCGTACAAGAACGCAGCCCTGAAATCCGTTTCGACCTGTTGCCAATTCCCATTTTCAATACAGGCGCATACCACCGCGCCTCGGCGAGTTACGTGCACCTAAGCGAAGACTTTGGCGACAGTGCCCCTTTACTCACCGTTGAGGGAGAATCCGACCGCTTCGACCTGACTTACCGCATCGAACGCCCCTTTCTGCTCACCGACTGGCTCACACTCAAGCCTCTGGCCGGCGCATGGTTCACACAATATGAGAACCAACAACTCGATCCTGGATTTTTCACACCGCCTGCCACTTTAAACGCAGACAGCTTCAGTCGCGACATCTACGAGCTCGGCTTCGACCTGGAAGCCCGTGCCTACGCCAGCTACCCCACAGTCAACAAGACCTGGGGCATCGACGGCCTGCGCCATTTCGTACGTCCCGTGCTGCGCTATCGCTACTTCTCTGACCCGGATGACATCAACGAAATCGCCACCATCGACCGCGAGGTATTCGACTTGCAGCGGCCCCTACTGGATCTCAGCGACTTGCGTAACGTCGACCAAATAGCCGACACACACTTGGTTCGACTCGGAGTCGAAAATCTATTCCAAACACGCGCCCAAGGCTACGGCTCCCGCACCCTAGCAGCACTGAACTTCTATCAAGACATTCTCTTTGAAAAGAGCCTTCGCTACGACGGCGACCAAGAAGACACCTTCAATGCCACCTGGGTAGAACTGGTGCTCAACCCTGCACCATGGCTCAAATTTGACCTAGCGAGCCGCTTTAAAACCGAGAGCTTAATGCTCGAAGAACTACGCACCCGCACCACCATTCAGAGTGGCGAGGTTTGGGAACTCGGCCTATCCACCGACTTACTCAATCAACGGATCGATCAATATCGATTGGATTTCATTTACCGCATCAACGAACGCTATGCCTTCCTCTCCGATGTCAATTTTGACGCTGACACAGGTGAATTCACCAAGATTAAGCTAGGCTTACGCACACGTATCGGCAGCACTTGGGAGCTGGTCTACGCCATCACCTTCCGCGAAGATGCCAGTCGCGAGAGCGATGTTGAATTTCAACTCCAACTGCGCCTCGCCAGCGGCGAATAA